The sequence below is a genomic window from bacterium 336/3.
GAGCTTACCCAAAGAAATAGGAAGATTAACCAACTTACGTTATTTATTTTTAGATGACAATGAACTCAAAACATTACCCAAAGAAATAGGAAACATGAAAAACTTGCGTTATTTATTCATCAGTAATAACCAATTAGAAAGCTTACCAGAAGAAATAGGGCAATTAGGAAATTTAGAAGAGCTTTGGTTAGAAACCAATCAAATTAAGAGTATTCCTAAGTCTATTGGGAATTGCAAAAAATTGAAATATGTACATATGTCAGGGAATCTTCTCATGGATGTTCCTGTGGAAATAAATAATATTGAAAGTTTAGTATATTTTAGGATAACATCTAATAAAATTCCTCAAGAAAAATTGAAAGAATTGAAGAAGAAAATCCCTAAGTTATCATATTAAAATAGAGATTGTATTTCATACTTCTCAATGAGAAACACTTGATTTTGATAATCAAATAAAGCGTTAAAACTTATATTTTTATAGTCTTCTTGGGCAATTATGTAAATCTTGGATATTTTATTTTTTTGTAATATAACATCTATTTTACTCCAAGTTTTTTCATAAGATTCATTATAAAAAGTATTATATTTGTTAGATTTTATATAATTACCTAAAACTACACCTTCATCTTTATCTCCAATATCCATTTTTTGATAAGTTTTTTTGGTAACAATAATAGCTTGATATATCTGAGTTTTATCATCTGGTTCTGAGGGTATTCTGATATCCACAATAGCCTCATTACTTTCTAATTTGCTTTGTAAAATCTGTAATTGTTCAGCATTTACACCATTCAAATCAATATCTTGGATAGTTTGCTTTAGGGTATAATCTTTTTTATTGTATTTTTTGCTCAAATGTTGGTAAGCAGCCCAGAAATAAGGTCTTTGATAACCAGCCCGATAGAATCTACCTTTCTTTGCTATTTCATCACTAACTTTCTTTTTTATAATTTCAAGATTTTTTTTGGTTTGCCTTTTATTATTGGAGATTGTATTCCATTGTTCATCAGATATAAATGGAGTTTCATCAAAAGCCTTTTGAGCATTACTTTTATCTTTTTGAGCTTTGATAACTTTAGGATGACTATTAAAAAGCCTTTCAGCCTCTTTGGATTCTCTTATAGCTTGTAATTGAGTAGTTCTGAGAGCTTTGGAAACATCCATACTTTTATCTTTGGCTAAATTTTCAATAAAAGCCATAGCAAACTGATAAGTAAAATCATCATCAATATTCCAATAGGAGCCTATAACATTTTCTACTTGGTTATTTTCAAAAAGTTTAGTAATCGTTGATTGGTTGTTTATATCTTTAGAGGCTGTTGCACAAGCATTAAGAAAAAGCAAATAAATATCATTCAATACACCCAAATTATTAAGCTCATCTGTACTCAAATAACCATCATTTTCTTTTCTGTTTTCTTGCTTTTCAGTTAGTTCTTTGGTACTAATTCCTTGAACTTCATCACCAGTTTCTTTGTTTATGATGGAGTTACCATGTGTAGAAATAAAAAGCATTTTACTGATATTTCTCAAAAGCATTTCTTTTACATCTTTTTCTTTATATGCTCCAGCATTGATAACATTGAGCGAAAGATGGTGTTTTTCAGCAAGTAATTTACCCTCTTGGGCTTCTTTATCTGCTCCTTTTAATGTATTTGCTGGAATCTCCATTTTAAGATGGCTTTTATCCTTGTCAGCTTGTATGAGTCTATCTTGATAATATTTTTCAGTTTTTTGATGCTCCTCTTCCGAAATAGGAATTAAAAGTTCTTGTCCAATATAAATTTTTGTAGGGTATAGAATATGATTTGCAGAAGCTATTTCATTACGCTTGGCAATAAACTCTTCTGAGTCATTTTGCATATAAGGAAAATATTTTCTTGTAATAAAAGATAAATTCTCTTTACGCTTGACTTTATGTTTTTTATCATAAGGAGAATGTTTAGGTGTAACAAACTCTATACCTTTTTCTTTGGCTTCCTCTTTTGCAAGTAAAGTCCTACGTTTCTCTTTGTAAGAAGCATTATCAAAGTTTTTACGAAATTCTTCGGTTTGTCTAATATCCTCTTCCTCTTCTAACCAAGTTGAATTATTAGTTTTTTTATGAACGCCTCCGTAAAAAAAATCTTTCATAAGTATATAGGCAATAAAATGAAATCTCTATTTTTAGATGCAAAATATGAAATATAAATATCAATGGAAAAAACATTTATAGAAAAAGAGTTAGAATGGATAGAAAGGTTAATTATATCTAAAACGAGCATTGTTGAGAAGGATAATACTCTTATCACAGAACCACCATTATCTAACGAAAGTTACAGTATTTTGCTTCAGAATCAAAAAATGAATTTGATAGAAAGAATTTGGTTAGGTTTAGCACTTGCAAAATCCATAAAACCTGAAATATTGGCTCATTTTATAACAGACGATGATGAATTAAAATACAAAATAGGAGGTTTTATAAAACCTCACCTCAATGTATTTGTCCCCACTATCAAAACAGTGCTTTTTCTTTCAGCAGGAGAGGACTACACTTTGATGCAAGAGCATTTAGCGATTTTAAACCCTCGTAATAGACTCATTTTAGACCAAATACTTATCGTTAATTGCTTAGGAACACAACGTGAAACAGAGGAAAAAGAAGATGATTGGATAAATTATCATTTCAGAATACCCAATACCTATTTAAGGTATTTCTTAACAGGTGAAGAGCCTCGTTTGGATGAAGATGCAGGTTTTCCAGCGTATTTGGCTTCTACAAGCCTGAATTTTGATGATATTACACTTTCCCAAACCATCAGAGATGAACTGGAAGATTTGATGAAATACATGGAAGTTCGAGATAAAATGCTTGGCTTTGAAAATGTAAAAGGAAAAGTTAGAGAAAACTATATTGTAGTGTTTTCGGGTATGCCTGGAACAGGTAAAAGTATCACAGCCAAAACATTAGGTAAAAAAATGAATTTGCCTGTTTATATCGTAGATTTATCTAGAGTGGTTTCTAAATATATTGGTGAAACTGAAAAAAATCTTGAAAAAATATTTGACAGATTCACAGGTAAACCCTGTCTGTTGTTTTTTGATGAAGCTGATGCTCTTTTTGGCAAACGTACAGAAGTAAAAGATGCCAGAGACCGTTATGCAAATCAAGAAACAGCTTATTTACTTCAAAAAATAGAAGAGTTTTCAGGGGTAGCTATTTTAGCAACCAATATTCAAGATGTAGAAAATACTTTAGACAAAGCTTTTCAACGTCGTATTCGTAGGCATATTCATTTCGATTTTCCATTGGAAGAGGAAAGAAAATTACTTTGGGAAAAGGCACTACCATCATCCTTTACTTTTGACAAGGATTTAGTAGAATATTTGGCAAAAGATTATCAGGTAAATGGGGCAAGTATTTATAACATTATTTCTGATACGATAGTAGAGGCTGTATATCAAAATACTAACACTATCAATTTTGAATTATTGGAGCGTTTTATGAAAATAGATTACAAACGCAGAAGGGTAAATTTTGAAACTTGTACAGATGAGCAAGCCACTAAAAACCCATCAAAACGTTTTGGAAATATTTATAGAGGGAGCTTTTAACAAAAAAGGAGGCAAAGCCTCCTTTTTCTATGAATTACCTTTTTTATAATCAGCAAGGAATTTTTCTAATCCACTATCTGTTAAAGGATGCTTTAGAAGCCCTGTAATAACGTTAAGAGGGCAAGTCACTACGCCTGCACCAATTTCTGCACACTGTACCAAATGCATGACATGGCGAACAGAAGCAGCTAAAATCTGTGTCTCAAAATCATAATTCTGATAAATCTGAACCATTTGTTCAATAAGAGCCAAGCCATCAGTCGAAACGTCATCCAAACGACCTATAAATGGAGAAACGTATGTTGCACCAGCTTTAGCAGCTAAAATAGCCTGACCAGCCGAAAAAACAAGTGTACAATTGGTTTTAATCCCTTTTTGAGAAAAATATTTGATAGCTTTTACACCATCCTTAATCATGGGAACTTTTACTACTATATTTTTATGAAGTGTAGCTAATTCTTCACCTTCTTTTACCATTCCTGCAAAATCAGTAGAAACAACTTCTGCACTTACATCACCATCTACAATATTACAGATTTTTACATAGTGATCTAAAATATTTTGTTTGCCCGTAACACCCTCTTTAGCCATCAGAGAAGGATTGGTTGTAACACCATCCAAAACGCCTAAATCATTTGCTTCCTGAATTTCGGCAATGTTTGCAGTATCAATAAAGAATTTCATAAAAAAGATGAGTTGGTAAATTGTGAATTTTTGGCAAAGCAAACAAAAAAAAAGCACAAATACAAAAATGAATCCCTGTTTGAAATTTAGTTACTTACTGCTACCATTTCCCAATGAGGCAAAATTTCCCTTTCTGTTTTGCTATGATCTGCCAAATCGAGCATGCCATAACCTTTATGATTGTAAGAGCCTAATCCACAATTTATTACGAAATTCTGAACTTTCGGATGAGCATACAATGTAAAGGGTAAAGTATAACCTCTGATTTCAAGTTTTTGATTTTCGTCTTGTAGTGTATAAATTCTTGCAAATTTTTTATCGTTGTTCTTTATTTTTTCTAAATATGCTTGGTCTGGAACAAACTGAAACTTATAAAACTCATCTATTTCACTATTGCTGTACAACCCACTTTCTTCTATACGTGAAAGGGTTGATTGGTAAAGTAAGTCTGAAAATAAGTCAATAGAAGGAGA
It includes:
- a CDS encoding fructose-6-phosphate aldolase; translation: MKFFIDTANIAEIQEANDLGVLDGVTTNPSLMAKEGVTGKQNILDHYVKICNIVDGDVSAEVVSTDFAGMVKEGEELATLHKNIVVKVPMIKDGVKAIKYFSQKGIKTNCTLVFSAGQAILAAKAGATYVSPFIGRLDDVSTDGLALIEQMVQIYQNYDFETQILAASVRHVMHLVQCAEIGAGVVTCPLNVITGLLKHPLTDSGLEKFLADYKKGNS